Within Pseudomonas alloputida, the genomic segment CAGGAACGCTTACCCCATTCAGCCATACCGACGTGATCTAGCATCATCGCAGCGGCCTCAGACCGAACCTTGTATAGGTTTACTGCGATTCGGCGCAGACACCCTTTTGTTACACGCACAAGGTCTTCCAGAAGATCCTCGCCGAACTTAAGTTCCGGATAGCTCTCAATTGCGAGCTGGCGCACATCCTCGATAGTGGCTGGCTGGGCGGGCACCCACTCCAGAACACGGTTGTGCAAGCGTTCAAGGCGCTGCAATGAAGAAGGCACACGCTCTTCACCGATCAGAACAATAGTCCCTTCACTGGCGTTGTAGATGTCGGTCAATACGTTGGCCGTGGCCTTCTCAAGGAGATACTGCACATCATCAACAATCAGGGGACGGCGCGAAGTCGACAGCTGAACTGCAATTTGGTCTACCATGTCTGAGAGAGTGCGCTCGGGCAAAATACTCATGTCGCGCAGAATGGCCGTGAGGAAGGCTTTTTTGCTCCAAGTGTCACGGCACTCTGTGTAATAGCAGCGATGCTGATTCGCTGCGAAAGCAGCGGCAGCGCTTTTGCCGTACCCACTCGGGCCATACATGGCCACCAAACCAGGCAGGCCAGCAGGGCGTGCCTGAGCCCGGCTCATTGCACCTGACAGCAAACCGACATTTGTCAACGGAACGATTTTGGTTACACTCACTGTGTTTCTCCTGTTGGTCTGGCGTGTTGCAGCACGCCGACTGCTTCCTAAAACGGGCCGTTCTTAGCCCGCTTGCTGTTGAAATACCTGTTTCATCGCAACGAAGTCTGGGTGGTTTGGATAACGCTCATGCCACCTGGCTTCGTCTGCGGTGAGCCCTTCTCCAGCGTTCTTGCGCTGATCCAGCCGAACCCACAGCCGATACCTCGCAACATCGTCGCCTGGTACTACAAACTGGGGCTGTTGCAATTCAAGCGCTTTCGCGTACTCTCGCGCCTCTTCCAGAGCCTCAGTTGACAAATTCGCAGACTGCGCAATGCTGGGCGCGATCATTTCCACTCGATGACCTGTCAGCGTTTCCAGCTTGTTTACAGCCCTGCTGAATTGCCCTTGCTGCCGCTTTTCCCGCGCCATTTCAACCATCGAGCGCGGCATATAATCCGTGCTATTTCCGTCGAGCTGAGCGGCACCGATCAATTCGCCTTCTAACGTGTACGCCCAGACCTGGCTAGCATCTCTAACGTCATAAGCAACGCGTATTTCCTGCCCATGTAAGGCCGTTAGATCTTCCATGAAATAGTTGTTGCCGCCCCAAGCAATCTCGCCACGACGCGTTGTTCGCGTTACTTGCGGCCGTATCAGGGACTCCACTAGCGCCCCTGGAGCAATCATCGGCTCCCATCCCGCTTCGATGGCTGCCTGCCACGCCTCATCAGGACTCATGTTTCTGAGCTTCCCTGTTTCAGGGTCGCGGATCTTGTCTAGGCCCCGGTGTGGAGTGCTGTTGTAGTTGGCGATTTCATGCTCTACGCCGGCCATAAACACACCAAACTCTGGAATCACGCGAGACTTTCCGAGTTCTCTCAATTCTTTCCGGCCGAGGCGATGCACTTTGGTCCCAGCGTGCTTATCCATATCAGCCCCGATATAAGACGTGAGCTTCTTCGCAGCACGAACCCAAATCGTCTGATGCCCCCGTTCGGATAGGCCACGCGCTTGGCTGTTATATGGCAAGGAATGCGTCATGGTGCCGCCAAGCCGATCCACCACCTCGCGAACAGTGTCATTCGCGAAGCCCGAACCGTTATCGACATAGAAAATCGAGAACATGCATTCCTGGATCGCACCACGTAGCGCATCCAGAACCCCGATTGCCGACTCGGCCTCACCTACGGATATCCCTACTACTCGCCGACTTGCCACATCCAGAACCGTGGTGATCTCTGGCCGATAGGGTTTTCCGGTCAGCGGGTTGATTACTTCCGCATCAAACTTGTGACCGTCCGCTGTATAAACATCACCAGGCAATAGATTCTTGGTCGAACGTCGACGGAAAGGCTGTAGAGCCTTCAGCTCCTGGGGACTCATACGACCCCGATTGAGCACGTCGGGTGAAAGCTTTTTCAGGAAGCGTTGCACCGCATGAATACTGGGCAGGTCGCCAGTCCAGTTTGACGAGAATTCCGCATAGCTTGCAGCAACGCTCGGCTTAGTCGGGCGCTGGTAGCAGCGAAGAAAGGCAGGAGCCCACTCCGGCATTCCTAGGTTTGCTCTCTGACGAAGTGGCGCCAACGACGCTTCGTTCCGATCAGCCGCCCGCCAGGTTGCCAACCAACGCTTCAAAGTCCGCTCAGATAAGCCCCTATCTGCCGTCTTGCGGTCATTCGCGATTTCCACCCGATCTTGCAAGTAGGGCGATAGGGTTCCGGCCTGAGCATGCTTCACTAGAGCATCGATTGCCGCCTTTTGAGAGACGAGCTGCATCATGCGCTCGATCTCACGGCAAAACGCTAAACGAGCACTCATGACTGTCCGCTGCCTATCATTCAGCGCCGCAGTGCTGATACTGACCTGGACATCAGATTGAACCGTCAACTGATTCCCTTCGCTTGAAAGTCGGGTTAGTAATGCGGCTTGGGTTTCTGATGGAAGGCAGGAAAACAGGAACTCGCGACCACCACCCTGCGCTTTCCGAGGTTGCCAAGACCAGCCCTCTTGGCGGGCTCGATAGTTAACTCCCTGGACAGTCCCAGGAAGCCCGGGCAGTCCGCTCAACTCCTGTGCGGTGTACCAGCCGGTAAGCTTGGGGCTGGTCATATCGGGTGTGTGCTTGCTCATAAAACGTTAGACTCAGGGTTTGTCGAACTCTCAGGTCGTTTCGGGCGTTGCCGCTGCGGTGTGCCGTTGGCATTCCAGCGATCAGGCCAGAGTTCGTTAGGCTCAAGCCCTAGTGCTTTAGCGATAGCCCTTTCCATGCGTGGATAAGGCAAGCGCTTAACGTTCAGAACCGCCGAGATAGATACGTTCATCTTCCGGGCGACCTTCGCCAAGGACGTACCCTTAGCGCGCAACTGGAATTTGATCCATTCCCACCGGAGCTCGGGATCGCTTGGTATTTCAGGGGGCGGAGTTTTGGTTTTCATCTGACGGCCTTTGGGTCGTTTTTTTTGAAAGCTAACGTGATGTACGTCATAGGCTAGTGCCATAGAAGTTGAAAGGCAACCCCTATAGAAGCATTTTCAGCTTCTCTTAGCGCTATTTGTTAGTGCTAAAGAGAAAAACTCAATGAATTCAATGACTTACAGAAGATGAAAAAAGACGATTTGCCCGAAAATCAGCTTTCAGCCTCCCCAGGGAAAGCTGAAAGTGATCCAGCATTCATCGAAAGGCTGCGCCATATCGCCGCAAAGGTGGGGAGCGTTAATGCTTTAGCGCGTGCATCCGGGCTTTCCCAGGGAGGGCTGCAGCGCTACATGAAGGGTGGGGAGCCTACTCGGCCAAATCTGATCAGCTTGGCCAAGGCCGGGGGCGTCAGCCTCAATTGGCTGATGACTGGTGATGAATCGGAAGGCGCACAGCCCCAGATTGACGATGACATCTATGCGTACATACCTTTGTACGACGCCCGAGTGAGCCAGGGGCACGGCGCCTGGAATGATGGGCTCAAGGTACTCACAAAGCTTGCGTTCACTCGCTACAGCCTGCGCAAAAAGGGCTTAGACCCAGCAAAGCTGGCTGCTGTGCGCGTTGACGGAGACTCAAACGAGCCCATCTTGTGCGATGGCGACACCGTTATGGTGGATTTGAGCCGGAACGTGCTTCAAGGGGAGGCGTTTTACGTAAT encodes:
- a CDS encoding AAA family ATPase, giving the protein MSVTKIVPLTNVGLLSGAMSRAQARPAGLPGLVAMYGPSGYGKSAAAAFAANQHRCYYTECRDTWSKKAFLTAILRDMSILPERTLSDMVDQIAVQLSTSRRPLIVDDVQYLLEKATANVLTDIYNASEGTIVLIGEERVPSSLQRLERLHNRVLEWVPAQPATIEDVRQLAIESYPELKFGEDLLEDLVRVTKGCLRRIAVNLYKVRSEAAAMMLDHVGMAEWGKRSWFTGEAPTRRAS
- a CDS encoding Mu transposase C-terminal domain-containing protein, which codes for MSARLAFCREIERMMQLVSQKAAIDALVKHAQAGTLSPYLQDRVEIANDRKTADRGLSERTLKRWLATWRAADRNEASLAPLRQRANLGMPEWAPAFLRCYQRPTKPSVAASYAEFSSNWTGDLPSIHAVQRFLKKLSPDVLNRGRMSPQELKALQPFRRRSTKNLLPGDVYTADGHKFDAEVINPLTGKPYRPEITTVLDVASRRVVGISVGEAESAIGVLDALRGAIQECMFSIFYVDNGSGFANDTVREVVDRLGGTMTHSLPYNSQARGLSERGHQTIWVRAAKKLTSYIGADMDKHAGTKVHRLGRKELRELGKSRVIPEFGVFMAGVEHEIANYNSTPHRGLDKIRDPETGKLRNMSPDEAWQAAIEAGWEPMIAPGALVESLIRPQVTRTTRRGEIAWGGNNYFMEDLTALHGQEIRVAYDVRDASQVWAYTLEGELIGAAQLDGNSTDYMPRSMVEMAREKRQQGQFSRAVNKLETLTGHRVEMIAPSIAQSANLSTEALEEAREYAKALELQQPQFVVPGDDVARYRLWVRLDQRKNAGEGLTADEARWHERYPNHPDFVAMKQVFQQQAG
- a CDS encoding helix-turn-helix domain-containing protein, with the translated sequence MALAYDVHHVSFQKKRPKGRQMKTKTPPPEIPSDPELRWEWIKFQLRAKGTSLAKVARKMNVSISAVLNVKRLPYPRMERAIAKALGLEPNELWPDRWNANGTPQRQRPKRPESSTNPESNVL
- a CDS encoding XRE family transcriptional regulator, with protein sequence MKKDDLPENQLSASPGKAESDPAFIERLRHIAAKVGSVNALARASGLSQGGLQRYMKGGEPTRPNLISLAKAGGVSLNWLMTGDESEGAQPQIDDDIYAYIPLYDARVSQGHGAWNDGLKVLTKLAFTRYSLRKKGLDPAKLAAVRVDGDSNEPILCDGDTVMVDLSRNVLQGEAFYVIRIDDLLYAKRLQREIDGSILVISANPAYRVITVPQSQLSSLQVIGRVVWAGGWMI